From the genome of Bradyrhizobium sp. ORS 278:
GCCGTTCTATGTCGGCCTCGTCGTCAGCCTCGCGGTATTGCTGTTCAAGTTCGTGCTGCTGCTGTGGGAGAACGTGATCCATCTGCCTACGGCCAAGGAGAGCGACATCATCCTTGGCGTGCTCAGCCTGATCGACGTCTGCCTGACCGGCAATCTGGTGCTGATCGTGGTGTTCTCCGGCTACGAGAACTTCGTCTCGCGCATCGATCCGAACGGCCATCCGGACTGGCCGGAGTGGATGACGAAGGTCGACTTCGCCGGGCTGAAGCAGAAGCTGCTCGCCTCCATCGTCGCGATCTCGGCCATCCAGCTGCTCAAGGCGTTCATGAATCTCGATGCCGGTTATGATTCAACCAAGCTCGCTTGGCTGGTCGGCGTGCACATGACCTTCGTAGTGTCGACCGTGATGCTGGCGTTGTCGGACCGCTGGACGAGCGATCACTGAAGAGGGGCGAAGTTGCGAATGGCGAGTAGCGAATTGAAATCCAAACTACTTGCTACTCCCTATTCGCCATTCGCGACCTCGCTATTGGCTCGCTCGCGCGCTGCGGAACTCCTTTGCCGCCTGGTCGAGCACGAACAACGAGCCCTCGGCGACGCCGAAATAAGCGCCGTGCAGCTGCAGATCACCGGCCTCGACGCGGCTGCGCACGAA
Proteins encoded in this window:
- a CDS encoding TIGR00645 family protein codes for the protein MADSKSTEPAAAPASDKHAPSAIERGLESFLFKSRWLMAPFYVGLVVSLAVLLFKFVLLLWENVIHLPTAKESDIILGVLSLIDVCLTGNLVLIVVFSGYENFVSRIDPNGHPDWPEWMTKVDFAGLKQKLLASIVAISAIQLLKAFMNLDAGYDSTKLAWLVGVHMTFVVSTVMLALSDRWTSDH